One window of Botrimarina mediterranea genomic DNA carries:
- a CDS encoding CheR family methyltransferase, translated as MCGRPTNSAIVPTEEEFVPLRDLIYDTSGIYLSDSKRTLVASRLARRVRQLGLPNLWEYYQHVRYSDPDGVELQHLINAISTNKTHFFREPHHFDFLMQKMLPEISERANRGGRRRLRIWCGAASTGQEPYTIAMCIAHHFGKALASWDVEVLSTDINTKVLDEARHGVYESTLLKEIPLEYHKSYLLRGTGDFAGCFAVKPFVRKLVRFERFNLTEDTMPTGIDFDAVFIRNVMIYFDAETQARVLRTVSSACKVGGYVFLGHAESNHTSANTRFVPLGNTVFCKK; from the coding sequence ATGTGCGGCCGCCCCACCAACTCTGCTATCGTCCCGACGGAAGAAGAGTTCGTCCCGCTCCGCGACCTGATCTACGATACCAGCGGTATCTACCTCTCCGACTCAAAGCGGACCCTTGTTGCGTCGCGTCTGGCGCGGCGGGTCCGTCAGCTCGGGCTCCCAAACCTCTGGGAGTACTACCAACACGTCAGGTACAGCGACCCCGATGGCGTCGAGCTGCAGCACCTGATCAACGCGATCTCTACCAACAAGACGCACTTCTTCCGCGAGCCGCACCACTTCGATTTCTTGATGCAGAAGATGCTGCCGGAAATCAGCGAGCGTGCGAATCGCGGCGGCAGGCGGCGGCTCAGGATCTGGTGCGGCGCCGCCTCGACGGGGCAGGAGCCGTACACGATCGCGATGTGCATCGCCCACCACTTCGGCAAGGCGCTGGCTTCTTGGGATGTCGAGGTGCTCTCAACCGACATCAACACCAAGGTGCTCGACGAGGCCCGGCACGGCGTCTACGAATCGACGCTGTTGAAGGAGATTCCGCTCGAGTACCACAAGTCCTATCTGCTGCGCGGGACCGGCGACTTCGCGGGTTGCTTCGCGGTCAAACCGTTCGTGCGCAAGCTGGTGCGTTTCGAGCGTTTCAATCTCACCGAAGACACCATGCCGACCGGCATCGACTTCGACGCTGTGTTCATCCGCAATGTGATGATCTACTTCGACGCCGAAACGCAAGCTAGGGTTTTACGAACCGTTTCTTCGGCGTGCAAAGTGGGAGGTTATGTCTTCCTCGGGCACGCCGAGAGTAACCACACATCCGCCAACACACGCTTCGTCCCGTTGGGCAACACCGTGTTCTGCAAAAAATAA
- a CDS encoding protein-glutamate methylesterase/protein-glutamine glutaminase: MPQKTRVLICDDSALMRQVLTKLLGEDPELEVVGAASDPEKAWQMIQRLAPDVMTLDVEMPKMDGVTFLEKLMAHRPMPVVMVSSLTERGADVTMRALEAGAVDFVSKPAMDVAARTAVLGREIREKVKAAATARIRGRRPARPSAPRPRPSGLGFSATHKVIAIGASTGGTEALMEVLTDMPADSPGIVIVQHMPVGFTASFAERLNGACAINVREARNGDRVQQGRALLAPGDQHMKLQRSGATMSVTLHSTPPVNRFRPSVDVLFHSVAQQMGNNAVGVILTGMGRDGASGLVAMRNAGAHTIAQDEATCVVYGMPRAAFEAGGAERVLPLDKISRGILHALPGSRPTALTR; encoded by the coding sequence GTGCCACAGAAAACCAGAGTGCTCATCTGCGACGACTCGGCGCTGATGCGGCAGGTCCTCACCAAGCTGCTCGGCGAGGACCCCGAGCTCGAGGTTGTCGGCGCCGCCTCCGACCCGGAGAAGGCGTGGCAGATGATCCAACGGCTCGCCCCCGACGTGATGACGCTTGACGTCGAGATGCCGAAGATGGACGGCGTCACCTTCCTCGAGAAACTAATGGCCCACCGCCCGATGCCTGTCGTGATGGTCTCGTCGCTCACCGAGCGCGGCGCCGACGTGACGATGCGCGCCCTCGAGGCGGGAGCAGTTGACTTCGTTTCGAAGCCGGCCATGGACGTCGCCGCTCGCACGGCGGTCCTTGGCCGCGAGATCCGCGAAAAGGTGAAGGCCGCCGCCACCGCACGCATCCGCGGCCGGCGTCCGGCAAGGCCGTCGGCGCCGCGTCCTCGGCCGTCGGGTCTGGGGTTCTCGGCGACGCACAAGGTGATCGCGATTGGCGCCTCGACCGGGGGCACCGAGGCGCTGATGGAGGTGCTCACCGACATGCCCGCCGACTCGCCGGGCATCGTCATCGTGCAACACATGCCGGTCGGATTCACGGCGTCCTTCGCCGAGCGTCTCAACGGCGCTTGCGCGATCAACGTCCGCGAAGCCCGGAACGGCGACCGCGTCCAGCAGGGCCGCGCGCTCTTGGCCCCGGGCGATCAGCACATGAAGCTCCAACGGAGCGGCGCCACGATGTCCGTGACGCTCCACTCGACGCCGCCCGTTAACCGGTTCCGGCCCTCGGTCGATGTGCTGTTCCACTCCGTCGCCCAGCAGATGGGGAACAACGCCGTCGGCGTGATCCTTACCGGCATGGGTCGCGACGGCGCCAGCGGCTTGGTCGCCATGCGGAACGCCGGGGCGCACACCATCGCCCAGGACGAGGCCACGTGCGTCGTCTACGGCATGCCGCGGGCCGCGTTCGAGGCAGGCGGCGCCGAGCGCGTGCTCCCGCTCGACAAGATATCTCGCGGCATCCTCCATGCCCTGCCGGGTTCACGGCCCACCGCGTTGACACGTTAA
- a CDS encoding chemotaxis protein CheX: MSTTAPVDAELATKVMNPVLSAVADTFQTMIGVNPVRTSLTLREPNTPLYELSAVIGISGVVKGSIVLSFAESTAIKAVGTILGMDINKVDEMVVDGVGELANMVGGSAKDRLKMGLNLGLPNVIRGREYSVEFPVLSTPMRVGYDSEIGPFLIEFGFVKPSF; the protein is encoded by the coding sequence ATGTCTACCACGGCCCCGGTTGACGCCGAGCTCGCGACCAAGGTGATGAACCCGGTCCTGTCCGCGGTTGCCGACACCTTCCAAACCATGATCGGCGTAAACCCGGTCCGCACGTCGCTCACGCTCCGCGAACCGAACACACCACTGTACGAGCTGTCGGCGGTGATCGGCATTTCGGGCGTCGTGAAGGGGTCGATCGTGCTCAGCTTCGCCGAATCAACGGCGATCAAAGCAGTCGGGACGATCCTCGGCATGGACATCAACAAGGTCGACGAGATGGTCGTCGATGGCGTCGGCGAGCTGGCCAACATGGTTGGCGGTAGCGCCAAGGACCGCCTCAAAATGGGCCTCAACCTGGGTCTGCCCAACGTGATCCGCGGGCGAGAGTACTCGGTTGAGTTTCCAGTGCTCTCGACACCGATGCGGGTTGGCTACGACTCGGAGATCGGCCCGTTTTTGATCGAGTTTGGCTTCGTTAAGCCGTCGTTTTGA
- a CDS encoding response regulator: protein MKVLIVDDSAMLRTVVKKAVASMGVENIVEAGDGVEALKALEAGDVDLIFSDWNMPNMSGLEFLKETRAKHGAVPFIMATTEGSKEKVMEAIANGVSDYMVKPFTQVMIVEKVGKWCPAAV from the coding sequence ATGAAAGTTTTAATTGTTGACGACTCGGCGATGCTCCGTACCGTGGTAAAGAAGGCGGTCGCCTCGATGGGTGTCGAGAACATCGTCGAGGCCGGCGACGGCGTCGAAGCGCTGAAGGCTCTGGAAGCCGGCGACGTCGATCTGATCTTCAGCGACTGGAACATGCCGAATATGAGCGGCCTGGAGTTCCTCAAGGAGACCCGAGCTAAGCACGGCGCTGTCCCGTTTATCATGGCCACGACCGAAGGCTCGAAAGAGAAGGTCATGGAAGCGATCGCCAACGGCGTAAGCGACTACATGGTCAAGCCGTTCACGCAGGTGATGATCGTCGAAAAAGTCGGCAAATGGTGCCCTGCAGCGGTCTAG
- a CDS encoding carbohydrate kinase family protein, producing the protein MMQITGPLVVGLGEALFDCFPDNRVLGGAPLNVAIHANAVLRPQGGLATPATRVGVDALGDEVLATLQERGVAVDWVQRDPVRPTGRVDVQLDEDGDASYKFQPDSAWDALELTHQFEELAQRCDAVTFGTLAQRSEPSRQAIQGFLGKAKGALRLFDVNLRQDFYSAELLSESLHLATAVKVNQDELRILAGQYSGKSREESSLAANAEAIRSEYGLEWVAVTRGANGVAMATPEGWFEGETPSVTAAAEPNADTVGAGDACCAGLLTGALLEWPTEQTLRLANTLGAFVASRPGATPRLPEEIISMAFPGRQ; encoded by the coding sequence ATGATGCAAATTACTGGCCCTTTGGTCGTCGGGCTCGGCGAGGCTCTATTCGACTGCTTTCCTGACAATCGCGTTCTCGGCGGAGCTCCGTTGAATGTCGCCATCCATGCAAACGCCGTACTACGGCCTCAGGGCGGCCTGGCGACTCCGGCGACACGCGTCGGCGTCGATGCTCTTGGAGACGAGGTCCTGGCAACGCTGCAGGAACGCGGCGTTGCGGTTGATTGGGTGCAAAGAGACCCAGTGCGACCGACAGGGCGTGTGGATGTCCAGCTAGATGAGGATGGCGACGCGAGCTACAAATTCCAGCCCGATTCTGCCTGGGACGCGCTTGAATTGACGCATCAGTTCGAAGAATTGGCTCAACGATGTGACGCCGTCACCTTCGGCACGCTCGCCCAGCGAAGCGAGCCGAGTCGCCAAGCCATTCAAGGATTCCTTGGAAAGGCCAAGGGAGCGCTCCGCCTCTTCGACGTTAACCTGCGTCAGGATTTCTACTCAGCGGAGTTACTGAGCGAATCTCTTCATCTTGCCACGGCAGTCAAGGTGAACCAGGACGAACTTAGAATCCTCGCTGGTCAATACAGCGGCAAATCGAGGGAGGAAAGCAGCCTCGCCGCAAACGCAGAAGCGATCCGTTCCGAGTACGGGCTCGAGTGGGTAGCTGTGACGCGAGGAGCAAACGGCGTGGCTATGGCGACGCCCGAAGGCTGGTTTGAGGGCGAAACGCCAAGTGTTACTGCTGCCGCAGAACCAAATGCTGACACCGTCGGCGCCGGAGACGCTTGTTGTGCGGGTCTGCTGACAGGCGCCCTACTCGAATGGCCGACCGAGCAGACTCTACGGTTAGCAAATACTCTTGGCGCCTTTGTCGCCTCTCGTCCGGGGGCCACGCCAAGACTCCCGGAAGAGATCATTTCAATGGCTTTCCCTGGCAGGCAATGA